In a single window of the candidate division WOR-3 bacterium genome:
- a CDS encoding AAA family ATPase, with protein sequence MKGKDFKHEEQDDFLYLLKKAESIDSYRREVFEKFIQNLPEYSPQDLYNLLEKEGYRGQKDARKMCCIAVYRHLRRIKMIYVHKIPPESLPEKVNYIFMGPTGCGKTYIMELLFGKILKIPYVIIDITKYSETGYVGENVINIPYKLIEAARGNKYLAQIGAIIIDEFDKIAGSTSNLRFAGAGTQKDVSGYGVQRELLKLLEHGISEYGEDHAVEGKINTRDILFVAIGAFSGFSKEFLEKDIGFLKEIDESGNLIAYKLKGEEEDVYNFLKYGFLPELIARFQRIIPFEPLDRETLKEILDLKIEKLRNEFKLEGFELILKERAKDFIVDRALEKGVGARGIESVLLKELEKIAFDIFGKNKKGKVIIDSVKENIKTKILYKKGS encoded by the coding sequence CAGAAGAGAAGTTTTTGAAAAATTTATACAAAATCTTCCAGAATATTCTCCTCAGGATCTTTATAATCTTTTAGAAAAGGAAGGGTACAGGGGTCAAAAAGATGCAAGAAAGATGTGTTGTATTGCAGTTTATAGGCATTTAAGAAGAATAAAGATGATTTATGTTCATAAAATTCCTCCTGAAAGTTTGCCAGAAAAAGTAAATTACATTTTTATGGGACCAACAGGTTGTGGAAAAACTTATATAATGGAGCTCCTTTTCGGCAAAATTTTAAAAATACCCTATGTGATAATTGATATAACAAAATACAGTGAAACAGGTTATGTGGGTGAAAATGTTATAAATATTCCATACAAATTGATTGAAGCAGCAAGAGGAAATAAATATTTAGCCCAGATTGGAGCAATTATTATTGATGAATTTGATAAAATAGCAGGCTCTACAAGTAATTTAAGGTTTGCAGGAGCAGGAACACAAAAGGATGTTTCAGGTTACGGAGTCCAGAGAGAACTATTAAAACTTTTAGAGCATGGAATTTCTGAATACGGTGAAGACCATGCTGTTGAAGGAAAAATAAACACAAGGGATATCTTATTTGTAGCAATTGGTGCTTTCAGTGGTTTTTCAAAAGAATTTTTGGAGAAGGATATTGGTTTTTTAAAGGAAATTGATGAAAGTGGCAATTTAATTGCCTATAAACTGAAAGGAGAAGAAGAGGATGTTTATAACTTCCTTAAATACGGTTTTTTGCCTGAACTTATTGCAAGATTTCAGAGAATTATACCTTTTGAACCCCTTGACAGAGAAACACTTAAAGAAATTTTAGATTTAAAAATAGAGAAATTAAGAAATGAATTTAAGCTTGAAGGCTTTGAACTTATATTAAAAGAAAGGGCAAAAGATTTTATTGTTGATAGAGCACTTGAAAAAGGTGTTGGAGCAAGAGGAATCGAGAGTGTTCTTTTAAAAGAACTGGAAAAAATTGCCTTTGATATATTCGGAAAAAATAAAAAAGGTAAAGTGATAATTGATAGTGTCAAAGAAAATATAAAAACAAAAATTTTATATAAAAAAGGAAGTTAG